Below is a genomic region from Drosophila albomicans strain 15112-1751.03 chromosome 2R, ASM965048v2, whole genome shotgun sequence.
aatttggATATTTCCATTATTATGCTAtctaaattacaaattcaaattcattcgAGAACAATGCTTCCTTGTGAGAACATAATCTATAGCTCGTAATGCAACCAGCGCTTAGCGTAGACACGAACCATTTAAGCTGGCTAGTACTTTAGAAATATTGCATACatgattatatattttgaatctgtatattaaattgttaaccCACTCTTTTAGATACACCGCTGTCTCTGTGCTGGAAATGGATTTTGAGCGTATTGACATCAATCAGTGTCCGCTGGGCGAAGGCAACAAGGGTCCCAATCACTTTGCGGACACAGCGCGTTGCAAGAAGGAGACCACAGAGTGCGAACCGTTGAATGGCTGGGGCTTCAGGCGCGGTGGCTATCAGTGTCGTTGTAAGCCAGGTTTTCGACTACCGCCCACAGTGCGACGTCCTTATCTAGGCGAGATTGTGGAACGTGCACCAGCTGAACAATATTACAATGACTACGATTGCCTTAAAATTGGATGTAAGCAAAGATTTTTGTTCTGCTCCTTTAGAGGTGTTTTAATCTTGATTTCTTTGTAGGGATTCAAAAGCTGCCTATTACTTGGGAACGTGCACCATATCATGTTAGGCAAAAGTATTTGAACATGCACCCAACGTATCGCAACTTTACAACGGGTTCGAAAGCGCTACACGCTCAGCACTTGAACATTGATCAGGCATTGAAGTATATTCATGGCGTCAACTATCGCACATGCAAAAAGTAAGTAGCCAGAAATGCTGTTAATATCggttatttttgtaatatctatttctttttttctagcTTCCATCCTCAAGATTTGATACTGCGTGGCGATGTCAGCTCTGGCGCCAAAGATCAGTTTGAGAACGAAGCCAAAATGGCTGTACGTCTGGCCAACTTTATCAGCGCCTTTTTGCAGGTAAGACGCTCGCAGTGATGGAAACAAGGTTAATGCTAAGGCTGTGAAGCTGTATTTCCCATCGCCTTCACGCTAAATGAAGAGCAATAATTGATAAACCCGACACCTATTAAGAGGCCTTCGACGTCGCCTCTTGAAAACTTCTCAagtgtaaattataattttccaCGCGTAATTCAACTTCCTCGAATTTCCTGCAATGCCAGTTTCAGtttccagcttcagcttctaTATTTGCTATGTTGCCGAGTGTTGcatgaattaaatattcagTGTCAAACCATTACCAAAATGCTAAATTCATTAGTTTGAGGACACGAAAAACGGGTTCGCCACAAggcggcgtcgtcgtcgtcgtctcttCATTAAATGCGGCAAATGTTCACATCAACTGCTTCTCTCTaaatctccctctctctatgcTGCTCTCGGGGGGAAAATCACAAAACTGCtctcaaaacaaatttttaatatcttCCAGATATCGGATCCCAACGAAGTCTATTCGGGCAAACGTGTGGCGGACAAACCACTGACCGAGGATCAAATGATTGGTGAAACTCTGGCCATTCTAATGGGCGACAGCAAGGTGTGGTCGGCCCAGACGCTTTGGGAGCGCAATAAGTTCACGAATCGCACCTATTTTGCACCCTATGCCTACAAAACGGAGCTGAACACACGCAAATTTAAGGTGGAGGATCTGGCGCGTCTGAACAAAACACACGAGCTGTACACGGAAAAGAAGTACTTCAAGTTCTTGAAGCAACGATGGAATACGAATTTTGATGATTTGGAAACGTTCTACTTGAAAATCAAGATACGACACAATGAGACAGGTGAATACCAGCAAAAGTACGAGCATTATCCCAACTCGTATCGTGCGGCAAACATGAAGCATGGCTACTGGACACAGCCGCAATTTGATTGTGATGGCTATGTGAAGAAATGGCTGGTGACCTATGCGGCTCCCTTCTTTGGCTGGGATAGCCTCAAAGTGAAACTGGAATTCAAGTAAGTAGAAGATGAATATAAAAAGGGGCCGGTCCGAAAACTGGTCGGATTGGattgagtcgagttgagtcgagtcaAGTCGCTTGTCTTGGTTGCGTGCCGCTGTCACGGGCCTCAGGATCACCCCTTTTTTAGGGGATAGACGACGAGTCCCCTAAGTcccatttgaaattgtttgcacTGTTGATTGTCTAATTTTCAAGTGTTGACATTGGCCCAACTTATGACTTGTGACTTTTCGACTCTCCTCTCGCTCTCGACAATTGTCATGCAAATGTTGGACGGGGCAATTAAATTGactaatttgttgtttgcttcacAGAGGAGTGGTTGCCGTCTCCATGGACATGCTCCAGCTGGATATTAATCAGTGCCCGGACTGGTATTATGAACCGAATGCCTTcaagaacacacacaaatgtgaTCAGAAGACTTCATATGTGAGTAACTGAAATATATTGTTTGGTCTTTTAATGAAGTTGCTGAAATGTTTTcctttgtgtgtttttttagtGTGTGCCAATTCAGGGACGTGGCTATGAAACTGGTGGCTACAAGTGCGAGTGTCTGCAGGGCTACGAGTATCCTTTCGAGGATTTGATCACCTACTACGATGGCCAGTTGGTGGAGGCTGAGTATCAAAATATTGTGGTCGATAAGGAGACACGCTACGATATGTTCAAATGCCGTTTGGCGGGTGCAGCGGGTTTGCAATCGGCATTGGGATTGGTCATTTCACTATTTGGTCTGACCATCACATTGCTCTATCGTTTTAGTTAGGCGCATCCCACCCCTTCTTAAGCCAAATATCTTAACAATTCCGTCCGCAACTCTAAAATCTCTATAACTTAAGCAAAAAaccgaaagaaaaaaatctctGACAAAGCAACACAGCAAACTGAAAGACACAAAATTGACacccaaaacaaaacgcgctgttgcccaaaaaaaaaattcaaaaagaaaaaaacgctCAACCAAGTTGTCCACTCTACTTCTGTGTATTCTCCatattctctctctcgcctTTGAACATTGTCATCATTTATCTGCAAGGCGATTAAGTTGTAGACATAATCTATTACAATGAATCTGGTTATTTGTCATTTCTATCAAAAGCGGCAGCcaaaagcagcggcagcagcaacggcagcagcagaggctACAGAAAAGCGCAAACAGCCGCGCCTACTGTGCTCAGATTACGGAAGCGTTTGCCGTTGTCGCTGccgcttctgcttctgcttctgctgttgttgctgccgcttctTGTAGCTTTCGATTGTGGCCCTTTGCTAATGTCCGTGAAGACGCACagctgtgtgtgcgtgctcCGAGAGTCGAGAGATCGCAAACCTGTTAACATCAAAACCCAGTTAggcctttgctgttgcttctgctgtgtCTTCTTGTGTACCTACACCCCATCCACACCACAGCAGAGGGGTTGTTtgtgccgc
It encodes:
- the LOC127566075 gene encoding uncharacterized protein LOC127566075; translated protein: MGLFLPSTILGRSYLLFVLVLIVGVFAQHEWQARDAFDEIKRQFDKVNADNCPIQHHGDLFMPTDAVSHKPDIKEVNVNPVFPNRTALLHLQNMALSRSFFWSYILQSRFIRPAINDTYDPGMMYYFLSTVADVSANPSINASAIYFSPNSSYSSSYRGFFNKTFPRFGPRTFRQDDFNDPIHLQKISTLNTFDVQDLGAHHPDTISKDYTHDLYKINEWYRAWLPDNVAGRHDTKITYQVEIRYANNTNETYTFHGPPGSEENPGPIKLTRPYFDCGRSNKWLVAAVVPIADIYPRHTQFRHIEYPKYTAVSVLEMDFERIDINQCPLGEGNKGPNHFADTARCKKETTECEPLNGWGFRRGGYQCRCKPGFRLPPTVRRPYLGEIVERAPAEQYYNDYDCLKIGWIQKLPITWERAPYHVRQKYLNMHPTYRNFTTGSKALHAQHLNIDQALKYIHGVNYRTCKNFHPQDLILRGDVSSGAKDQFENEAKMAVRLANFISAFLQISDPNEVYSGKRVADKPLTEDQMIGETLAILMGDSKVWSAQTLWERNKFTNRTYFAPYAYKTELNTRKFKVEDLARLNKTHELYTEKKYFKFLKQRWNTNFDDLETFYLKIKIRHNETGEYQQKYEHYPNSYRAANMKHGYWTQPQFDCDGYVKKWLVTYAAPFFGWDSLKVKLEFKGVVAVSMDMLQLDINQCPDWYYEPNAFKNTHKCDQKTSYCVPIQGRGYETGGYKCECLQGYEYPFEDLITYYDGQLVEAEYQNIVVDKETRYDMFKCRLAGAAGLQSALGLVISLFGLTITLLYRFS